In Cupriavidus taiwanensis, the following proteins share a genomic window:
- a CDS encoding efflux RND transporter permease subunit, which yields MNLSAAFIHRPVATALLTLGILLAGLAALRLLPVSPLPQVDFPTISVSASLPGASPETMAATVATPLERALGTIAGVTEITSSSSLGSTRVTLQFDLSRDIDGAARDVQAAINASRATLPTSLPNNPTYRKVNPADAPIMIIALTSPTMTRGQLYDAASTILAQKLSQVEGVGQVTIGGASLPAVRVELNPTALNNYGISLEDVRNTISATNANRPLGTLENAASNWQVYANDQAMKAEDYLPLIIRYATPGTYSSASAGALIASTANATASGGVSTKVVNGVTVTTLTTSSGTTTITSGATGGTSATSGPNSFAVPVRLRDVANVVDSVQDTRNAGSANGKPSVLLVLNRSPGANIIETVDRVNEMLPQLQKMIPAAISMDVMMDRTPTIRASLREVEHTLMISVALVIMVVFVFLRNVRATLIPSVAVPVSLIGTFSVMYLAGFSLNNLSLMALTIATGFVVDDAIVVLENISRHIEEGMKPLAAALRGAREVGFTVLSMSLSLIAVFIPLLMMGGIVGRLFQEFAITLSVAILVSLVVSLTTTPMMCARMLRPVEPEKQGRFFRATERMFQWLHDGYARSLSTALRFSPLVWLVLIATIALNVYLYVIVPKGFFPQQDTGRLIGFIRADQATSFQAMRGKLDSFIKIVQSDPAVENVTGFTGGSQRNTGQMFVTLKPLAQRESADTIIARLRDKLAKEPGARLFLQSVQDIRVGGRQSSSQYQFTLQSDDLEVLRAWEPKVRAALSNLKGLEDIDTDTNDKGLQTSVIIDRDAASRLGVTAQQVDAVLNDAFGQRLVSTIYHPLNQYRVVMELSQEYLQGPEALKDIYVVTGNGNRVPLAAFARVTPSSTPLGVNHQGQFAASTISFNLAEGTSLSQATDAINREMARIGAPETLRANFQGGAKAFQDSLKSQPILILAALITIYIVLGVLYESYVHPLTILSTLPSAGVGALLALLASKTDFSIIALIGVILLIGIVKKNAIMMIDFAIDAERREGLSPRDAIYRACLLRFRPILMTTMAALLGAVPLALGRGDGAELRAPLGISIVGGLVVSQLLTLYTTPVVYLTLDRWRLKVKAWRQRRRSAGTPDQPAAV from the coding sequence ATGAATCTCTCGGCTGCCTTTATCCATCGCCCGGTCGCGACCGCGCTGCTCACGCTCGGCATTTTGCTGGCGGGGCTCGCGGCGCTGCGGCTGCTGCCGGTGTCGCCGCTGCCGCAGGTGGACTTCCCGACCATCTCGGTGTCGGCGTCGCTGCCCGGCGCCAGCCCCGAAACCATGGCCGCCACCGTGGCGACGCCGCTGGAGCGCGCGCTCGGCACCATCGCCGGCGTGACCGAAATCACCTCCAGCAGCTCGCTCGGCTCGACCCGCGTGACGCTGCAGTTCGACCTGTCGCGCGATATCGACGGCGCCGCGCGCGACGTGCAGGCCGCCATCAACGCCTCGCGCGCGACGCTGCCGACCAGCCTGCCCAACAACCCGACCTACCGCAAGGTCAACCCCGCCGACGCGCCGATCATGATCATCGCGCTGACCTCGCCGACCATGACGCGCGGGCAGCTCTACGACGCGGCCTCGACGATCCTGGCGCAGAAGCTGTCGCAGGTCGAGGGCGTGGGCCAGGTCACCATCGGCGGCGCCTCGCTGCCGGCGGTGCGGGTCGAACTGAACCCGACCGCGCTGAACAACTACGGCATCTCGCTGGAGGATGTGCGCAACACCATCAGCGCGACCAACGCCAACCGGCCGCTGGGCACGCTGGAGAACGCCGCCAGCAACTGGCAGGTCTACGCCAACGACCAGGCGATGAAGGCGGAAGACTACCTGCCGCTGATCATCCGCTACGCCACCCCGGGCACGTACTCTTCGGCGTCGGCTGGCGCGCTGATCGCCAGCACCGCCAATGCGACGGCCAGCGGCGGCGTCAGCACCAAGGTGGTCAACGGCGTCACCGTGACCACCCTGACCACCAGCAGCGGCACCACCACCATCACCAGCGGCGCCACCGGCGGCACCAGCGCCACCAGCGGCCCCAACTCGTTCGCGGTGCCGGTGCGGCTGCGCGACGTCGCCAACGTGGTCGATTCGGTGCAGGACACCCGCAACGCCGGCTCGGCCAACGGCAAGCCGTCGGTGCTGCTGGTGCTGAACCGCTCGCCCGGCGCCAACATCATCGAGACCGTCGACCGCGTCAACGAGATGCTGCCGCAGCTGCAGAAGATGATCCCCGCGGCGATCTCGATGGACGTGATGATGGACCGCACGCCAACCATCCGCGCCTCGCTGCGCGAGGTCGAGCACACGCTGATGATCTCGGTGGCGCTGGTGATCATGGTGGTGTTCGTGTTCCTGCGCAACGTGCGCGCCACCCTGATTCCCAGCGTGGCGGTGCCGGTGTCGCTGATCGGCACGTTCTCGGTGATGTACCTGGCCGGGTTCTCGCTGAACAACCTGTCGCTGATGGCGCTGACCATCGCCACCGGCTTCGTCGTCGACGATGCCATCGTGGTGCTGGAGAACATCTCGCGCCATATCGAGGAAGGCATGAAGCCGCTGGCAGCGGCGCTGCGCGGCGCGCGCGAAGTCGGCTTCACGGTGCTGTCGATGAGCCTGTCGCTGATCGCGGTGTTCATCCCGCTGCTGATGATGGGCGGCATCGTCGGCCGGCTGTTCCAGGAATTCGCGATCACGCTGTCGGTGGCGATCCTGGTATCGCTGGTGGTATCGCTGACCACCACGCCGATGATGTGCGCGCGCATGCTGCGGCCGGTGGAACCGGAAAAACAGGGACGCTTCTTCCGCGCCACCGAGCGCATGTTCCAGTGGCTGCATGACGGCTATGCGCGCTCGCTGTCCACCGCGCTGCGCTTCAGCCCGCTGGTGTGGCTGGTGCTGATCGCCACCATCGCGCTCAACGTGTACCTGTATGTGATCGTGCCCAAGGGCTTTTTCCCGCAGCAGGATACCGGGCGGCTGATCGGCTTTATCCGCGCCGACCAGGCCACCTCGTTCCAGGCCATGCGCGGCAAGCTCGACAGCTTTATCAAGATCGTGCAGTCGGACCCGGCGGTGGAGAACGTGACCGGCTTTACCGGCGGCTCGCAGCGCAATACCGGGCAGATGTTTGTCACGCTCAAGCCACTGGCGCAGCGCGAATCGGCCGACACCATCATTGCGCGGCTGCGCGACAAGCTGGCCAAGGAGCCGGGCGCGAGGCTCTTCCTGCAATCGGTGCAGGACATCCGCGTCGGCGGACGCCAGAGCAGCTCGCAGTACCAGTTCACGCTGCAGTCCGACGACCTGGAGGTGCTGCGCGCGTGGGAGCCCAAGGTGCGCGCGGCGCTGTCCAACCTGAAGGGGCTGGAGGATATCGACACCGACACCAACGACAAGGGCCTGCAGACCTCGGTGATCATCGACCGCGATGCGGCCTCGCGCCTGGGCGTGACCGCTCAGCAGGTCGATGCGGTGCTCAACGATGCCTTCGGCCAGCGGCTGGTGTCGACCATCTACCATCCGCTGAACCAGTACCGCGTGGTGATGGAGCTGAGCCAGGAATACCTGCAGGGACCCGAGGCGCTCAAGGATATCTACGTGGTCACCGGCAACGGCAATCGCGTGCCGCTGGCCGCATTCGCGCGCGTGACGCCGAGCAGCACGCCGCTGGGCGTGAACCACCAGGGCCAGTTCGCGGCCTCGACGATCTCGTTCAACCTGGCCGAAGGGACTTCGCTGTCGCAGGCGACCGACGCCATCAACCGCGAGATGGCGCGCATCGGCGCTCCGGAGACCCTGCGCGCCAACTTCCAGGGCGGCGCCAAGGCGTTCCAGGACTCGCTCAAGAGCCAGCCCATTTTGATCCTGGCGGCGTTGATCACCATCTACATCGTGCTGGGCGTGCTGTATGAAAGCTATGTCCACCCGCTGACGATCCTGTCGACGCTGCCGTCGGCCGGCGTGGGCGCGCTGCTGGCGCTGCTGGCCTCGAAGACCGACTTCAGCATCATCGCGCTGATCGGCGTGATCCTGCTGATCGGCATCGTCAAGAAGAACGCGATCATGATGATCGACTTCGCCATCGACGCCGAGCGGCGCGAGGGGCTGTCGCCGCGCGACGCCATCTACCGCGCCTGCCTGCTGCGCTTCCGCCCGATCCTGATGACCACCATGGCCGCGCTGCTGGGCGCGGTGCCGCTGGCGCTGGGCCGCGGCGACGGCGCCGAGCTGCGCGCGCCGCTGGGCATTTCCATTGTCGGCGGGCTGGTGGTGAGCCAGCTGCTGACGCTGTACACCACGCCGGTGGTCTACCTGACGCTGGACCGCTGGCGCCTCAAGGTGAAGGCCTGGCGCCAGCGCCGCCGCAGCGCCGGCACGCCGGACCAGCCGGCCGCCGTCTAG